DNA from Salvelinus alpinus chromosome 17, SLU_Salpinus.1, whole genome shotgun sequence:
AGCCCCCTGGCCTCTACAGTGACCGGATAtattacagagacacacacacacacacacactggacatacATGCTTGTGAGATAGaaaaacagagagcgagagagagtaaaATAAAGGGTGTGAATAGGATCTCGTGTTTTTCCTGTCCTATTCCACAGCCCAGCTACCTGTCTCAGTAACAAGTTGAAAACATGAAGTGAAGTCTTCTTTAAAGAGAAAATCAACATTTTATACCCACTTTTGGTTTACTAAGCACAATAAAAGGTAATTAACAGTTTTATATTTAAGAAATTCAAACTTTAAATTAAAGCTTACAATAGTCTTGCATTGATGACTGTCCTTGCATGTGTTTCCATCAATGGTTTGGGCGAGTAAATGACTCCTCAAGATCTGTAAAAGTCTTGAAGCAGCTCATCCTTTGGAACTAGGCTTCCCCGGTGGTTACAGACCACTCCAGGTCACCTTTGCCTCCTCTGTAAGGTATATCTCTGTCCTACAACTTCAGCATGATTCTCTGCTTCTGACATGAGAACAAGCTAAGTACTACTAGTATCTGGTAACCatggacacatgcacacacttgtGCGTGCACACGTCTTAATCGTTGACAATCCCACAGAACAACCCTGGCCCTTTGAAAGTGAGAAACTCCTTCCAAAGTACATCAACCCAGTGAACCCACCCATGAAGCACTAAAGTGTTATAACACAAAAAGGTGTTAGGGGAAATGGTAGTCCATTGCAAGAGGATGGAgaaccaaataaatgcttctgaTAAATCAAATCATTGTTTCACATCATCATTAATCATGAGTTGCTCAAGTTCAAATGGAGTAAAAACACACTAAGCCAAATGTTCAACAGAAACTTCATATTGAATTGGACTCCCATGACCTCGTGAAACTCTCCTGGAATTTCACCCAGCCAGTCCCTACCTTTTCCTGCCTCAGCTACACCCCTAGAAAACAGAGAACATGAATGATGAACTCACACACTTCAGATCAGTTTACTTTAACATTGTTAATGGTATTTATTTAGAAACAGATTATCTGAACATACAGTAACAAAGCAATCAAACAGCAGCACAACCAACAACCAAGAAAGACTTGTAAGCCCCAGTAtgagacaaaaacaaatatgttGATGTATTTCTCATTTTAAAAAAAGAGAACACAATTCTGATAACTTACTTACTTGTAATCTGACTGGCTATCTTTTTTGTCAATAAAGGTGAAACGGGTGGTAGTACAAAGTACCAAATATCTTGCACAAATGATGTCCAACACTCTTATCATACTGCTTTAACATacattttctttcattattagtaCACATCAGTCCCTTCCTTTCATTTTCATTGTCATTGGTTGGTTTATACGGCAGTCAGACTTCTCCAGTTTTTTTTCTCTGTACAGGAATTATGTTTAAAGTGTACCTCCATATTTTTTCCCCCTGCCTCTATTTACATCAGTCTCATGGCCCTACATGTTGGTGCTCCTGGCAGTATCCTTGGATTGGCGGATACCATAAAGCCACTTGATCACTCTGGCGTTCCTCTCAATGACCGAGACACCATAGGGAGCTGGCTCTGCAGGCCCACCgttctcttcttcctcttcaCCCTCATGGCCTGCACACTCTGACCCAGGAGCACTGGCACTGCGGAACTGTGCAAGGGACACAATGTCCGAGCCCGGCCCCTTCAGCACCTGCATCTCCGAAGGGTCCAAACCACACAGGTTGAAGAAGCGCTCCAGGTCAGTACTGGCCCGGGAGTAACGGTCACTCATGTCTGATTTGGAGCGGGTCAGAGAGGGCCGTTTCCTGGAGCTACCGGAGGACGGGCGAGTGACCGACGGGGAGGGCGGAAGTAAGGAGTAGTTGGCTGGGAACTGAACGGGGGTAGACGGGGAGTTGGGGGTTGGGGTGTGGTCTTGTGGTGGAGGGGCTGGGACTGGTTTAGGAGATGCAGGGCCTGGTGCATAGGTAGTTCGGGGGTGGAAGAGACGAAGAGGTGACATAGCGTTGTGGATCTGGGTGTGTGGATGCAGAGCCATGGGCTGCAATGGGAGATGCATCTGCTGCCGTGCTCTGAAGGGCTTCCTCACTGGCATGGTATGGTGGTGTTGGGGTATTACGTCCACTCTACGTATGGTTACTGCAGCAGAACATCCAGAAGGACTTAGTGGGCCA
Protein-coding regions in this window:
- the LOC139542471 gene encoding protein FAM110A-like; this encodes MLPPTPISSMPVETPQPVLTQPVRAAGTPNPNRILMPNRLLLQPRTAAAAEPRQSAVERLAADKAKYVKSQVAPSKQQPIKVPPPVMRKPLMSPATGLRPTRKTQPPRSNYTQQGSAPLDLEHLSNLINGMGEAETPPTAPTMDPVESSQAPDCPSTTTISPCPSPFSAGAAEGIPTPCPEWSTPVKLRINASGPLSPSGCSAAVTIRRVDVIPQHHHTMPVRKPFRARQQMHLPLQPMALHPHTQIHNAMSPLRLFHPRTTYAPGPASPKPVPAPPPQDHTPTPNSPSTPVQFPANYSLLPPSPSVTRPSSGSSRKRPSLTRSKSDMSDRYSRASTDLERFFNLCGLDPSEMQVLKGPGSDIVSLAQFRSASAPGSECAGHEGEEEEENGGPAEPAPYGVSVIERNARVIKWLYGIRQSKDTARSTNM